A window from Triticum aestivum cultivar Chinese Spring chromosome 6D, IWGSC CS RefSeq v2.1, whole genome shotgun sequence encodes these proteins:
- the LOC123141861 gene encoding desmethyl-deoxy-podophyllotoxin synthase-like, which produces MVRGPYIEPLFDLLQVCAVRARLSLTFALPHMEYFTLPYYYHFGLCLFLSILFHGVLRATAKQPRLRLPPGPWQLPIIGSLHHLLRGLPHRTMRDLSLRHGPLMMLRVCERVAIVVSSAEAAREIYRGNEAAFSERLTSPGIDELYRHGQGIVFAPYGDHWRLLRRILMMELLSARRVEAFRRIREEEAARLVSTIQATSSPSDGRLVNIDERLDEFMTDSAVRAIFGDRLPDRGAFLKIVKQGVGLSSLFDLRDLFPSSRLARLLPRSGKAERQRQETFRLMDNILKTREERRMGREGDDEQDMVDVLLRIQKQGNTRVSLSDGVIRALLTDVFAAALDTTTTILQWAMAELMINPRVMRRVQSEADYVLAGHATVQEASLKSMQYLKVVIKETLRLHPPASLFPRVCVQDCKIQGYDVPRGATMLTNTWAISRDPKYWNEPEKFMPERFECDGVADFRGLDFEFTPFGVGRRICPGIDFAYANIEIALASLIYHFDWELPPRVDPKEIDMTEVFGATVRRKAELFLRPIPRVPL; this is translated from the exons ATGGTGCGAGGACCATATATAGAGCCCTTGTTCGATCTACTACAAGTATGTGCAGTACGTGCGCGTCTCTCCCTCACTTTCGCCCTTCCTCATATGGAGTACTTCACGCTCCCATATTACTACCACTTCGGCCTATGCCTCTTCCTGTCTATCCTCTTCCATGGCGTCCTACGCGCCACCGCCAAGCAGCCCCGCCTGAGGCTGCCTCCCGGCCCGTGGCAGCTTCCGATCATCGGCAGCCTGCACCACCTGCTGCGCGGGCTCCCACACCGCACCATGCGCGACCTGTCCCTTCGCCACGGCCCGCTCATGATGCTCCGGGTATGCGAGCGCGtggccatcgtcgtctcctccGCCGAGGCCGCAAGGGAGATATACAGGGGCAACGAGGCCGCGTTCTCGGAGCGGCTAACCAGCCCGGGCATCGACGAGCTCTACAGGCATGGCCAGGGGATTGTCTTCGCGCCCTACGGCGACCACTGGCGCCTGCTCCGCCGGATCCTCATGATGGAGCTGCTCAGCGCGCGGCGCGTCGAGGCGTTCCGACGGATCCGCGAGGAGGAGGCGGCCCGCCTCGTCTCGACGATCCAAGCGACGTCTTCGCCGTCCGACGGCCGGCTCGTGAACATCGACGAGCGGCTCGACGAGTTCATGACAGACTCGGCCGTACGCGCCATCTTCGGGGACAGGCTGCCCGACAGAGGCGCGTTCCTGAAGATCGTCAAGCAAGGAGTGGGCCTGTCGTCGCTGTTCGACCTCCGGGACCTCTTCCCTTCGTCGCGGCTAGCTCGGCTTCTGCCGCGCAGCGGCAAGGCGGAGCGGCAGCGTCAGGAAACGTTCAGGCTCATGGACAACATCCTCAAGACCCGCGAGGAGAGGAGGATGGGTAGAGAGGGAGACGACGAACAGGACATGGTTGACGTGTTGCTGAGGATCCAGAAACAAGGCAATACGCGAGTTTCCCTATCCGACGGAGTCATAAGGGCACTGCTCACA GATGTCTTCGCTGCGGCACTTGACACCACAACTACTATTCTACAATGGGCGATGGCTGAACTAATGATAAACCCAAGAGTCATGCGGCGGGTGCAATCCGAGGCAGATTATGTTCTAGCAGGACATGCCACAGTACAAGAGGCCTCACTAAAAAGCATGCAATACCTCAAGGTGGTTATTAAAGAGACCTTGCGACTACACCCTCCTGCCTCGCTCTTCCCTAGAGTGTGTGTGCAAGACTGCAAGATTCAAGGATACGACGTACCACGAGGGGCTACTATGCTAACCAACACATGGGCAATCTCTAGGGACCCGAAGTATTGGAATGAGCCAGAAAAGTTCATGCCAGAGAGATTTGAATGCGATGGTGTTGCCGACTTCAGAGGTTTGGACTTCGAGTTCACTCCTTTCGGTGTTGGGCGGAGGATTTGCCCTGGGATTGATTTTGCATATGCAAACATTGAGATTGCATTGGCTAGCCTAATTTACCATTTTGACTGGGAGCTTCCTCCCAGAGTGGACCCAAAGGAAATAGACATGACAGAGGTGTTTGGAGCAACTGTTCGACGGAAGGCTGAGCTATTTCTGCGTCCCATTCCTCGTGTCCCCCTCTAG